Proteins co-encoded in one Muntiacus reevesi chromosome 13, mMunRee1.1, whole genome shotgun sequence genomic window:
- the JADE1 gene encoding protein Jade-1 isoform X1: protein MASCDRGCLLLPGEIMKRGRLPSSSEDSDDNGSLSTTWSQNSRSQHGRSSCSRPEDRKPSEVFRTDLITAMKLHDSYQLNPDEYYVLADPWRQEWEKGVQVPVSPGTIPQPVARVVSEEKSLMFIRPKKYIVSSGSEPPELGYVDIRTLADSVCRYDLNDMDAAWLELTNEEFKEMGMPELDEYTMERVLEEFEQRCYDNMNHAIETEEGLGIEYDEDVVCDVCQSPDGEDGNEMVFCDKCNICVHQACYGILKVPEGSWLCRTCALGVQPKCLLCPKKGGAMKPTRSGTKWVHVSCALWIPEVSIGSPEKMEPITKVSHIPSSRWALVCSLCNEKFGASIQCSVKNCRTAFHVTCAFDRGLEMKTILAENDEVKFKSYCPKHSSHRKAEEGLGEGTAQENGAPECSPRDPLEPFTGLEQNREEAHRVSVRKQKLQQLEDEFYTFVNLLDVARALRLPEEVVDFLYQYWKLKRKVNFNKPLITPKKDEEDNLAKREQDVLFRRLQLFTHLRQDLERVRNLTYMVTRREKIKRSVCKVQEQIFNLYTKLLEQERVSGVPSSSCSSSSLENMLLFNSPSVGPDAPKIEDLKWHSAFFRKQMGTSLVHSLKKPHKRDPLQNSAGSEGKTPLKQPDLGGRREGTVGPESFLSFEKTFAEARLVSAQQKNGVVMPDHGNRRDHRFHCDLSKGDLKDRPLKQSHKPLRSTDVSQRHADHARAAASPGAGQSAPGPRKEAVPKCNGSLIKVNYTQSAVKVPTTPASPVKNWGGFRIPKKGERQPPGDAPEGACHQHSDYPYLGLGRVPAKERAKSKLRPDSENDGYVPDAELSDSESEASEKKCVHASSSISRRTDIIRRSILAS, encoded by the exons GTGTTTAGGACAGACCTGATCACTGCCATGAAGCTCCATGACTCCTACCAGCTGAACCCGGACGAGTACTACGTGCTGGCCGATCCCTGGAGACAGGAGTGGGAGAAAGGGGTCCAGGTGCCAGTGAGCCCTGGGACCATCCCCCAGCCTGTGGCCAG GGTTGTATCTGAAGAGAAATCCCTCATGTTCATCAGGCCCAAGAAGTACATTGTCTCGTCAGGCTCCGAGCCTCCGGAGCTGGGCTACGTTGACATCCGCACGCTGGCCGACAGCGTGTGTCGTTACGATCTCAACGACATGGACGCCGCGTGGCTGGAACTGACCAACGAGGAGTTTAAGGAGATGG GAATGCCCGAGTTAGATGAATATACCATGGAGAGGGTCCTGGAGGAATTTGAACAGCGGTGCTATGACAACATGAACCACGCGATAGAGACCGAGGAAGGCCTGGGGATCGAGTATGACGAAGATGTCGTCTGTGACGTCTGCCAGTCACCCGATGGTGAGGATGGCAACGAGATGGTGTTCTGTGACAAGTGCAACATCTGCGTGCACCAG GCCTGCTATGGAATCCTCAAGGTCCCAGAGGGCAGCTGGCTGTGCCGGACGTGCGCCCTGGGCGTTCAGCCCAAGTGTTTGCTGTGTCCCAAGAAAGGAGGAGCGATGAAGCCCACGCGCAGCGGGACCAAGTGGGTGCACGTCAGCTGTGCGCTTTGGATCCCGGAG GTGAGCATCGGCAGCCCCGAGAAGATGGAGCCCATCACGAAGGTGTCCCACATCCCCAGCAGTCGGTGGGCGCTTGTGTgcagcctctgcaatgagaagtttGGGGCATCCATACAG TGCTCCGTGAAGAACTGTCGCACGGCCTTCCACGTGACCTGTGCGTTTGACCGGGGCCTAGAGATGAAGACCATCTTGGCAGAGAACGACGAAGTCAAGTTCAAGTCCTACTGTCCGAAGCACAGCTCGCATCGCAAAGCCGAGGAGGGCCTTGGTGAGGGAACCGCTCAGGAGAATGGGGCTCCCGAGTGCTCCCCGCGGGATCCGCTGGAGCCCTTCACTGGCCTCGAGCAGAATCGGGAGGAGGCCCACCGGGTCAGCGTCCGCAAGCAGAAGCTGCAGCAGCTGGAGGATGAGTTCTACACGTTCGTCAACCTGCTGGACGTAGCCAGGGCCCTGCGGCTGCCCGAGGAGGTGGTGGACTTCCTGTACCAGTACTGGAAGCTGAAGCGGAAGGTCAACTTCAACAAGCCCCTCATCACCCCAAAGAAGGACGAGGAGGACAATCTGGCCAAGCGGGAGCAGGACGTCTTGTTTAGGAGGCTGCAGCTGTTCACGCACCTGCGGCAGGACCTGGAGAGG GTTCGGAACCTCACTTACATGGTGACCCGCAGGGAAAAGATTAAACGATCTGTGTGCAAAGTCCAGGAACAGATATTCAATCTTTACACTAAGCTTTTGGAGCAAGAAAGAGTTTCAG GTGTGCCTTCTTCCTCTTGCTCCTCCTCCTCACTGGAAAACATGCTTCTGTTTAACAGTCCTTCTGTGGGCCCTGACGCCCCCAAGATAGAGGACTTGAAGTGGCATTCTGCGTTCTTCAGGAAGCaaatggggacttccttggttcACTCGCTGAAGAAGCCCCACAAGCGCGATCCACTGCAGAACAGCGCAGGGAGCGAAGGCAAAACCCCGCTAAAGCAGCCAGACCTGGGGGGCAGAAGGGAGGGGACAGTGGGCCCAGAGAGCTTTCTGAGTTTTGAAAAGACCTTTGCAGAAGCACGGCTCGTATCAGCACAACAGAAAAATGGCGTGGTGATGCCAGACCACGGGAACAGAAGAGACCATCGTTTTCATTGTGACCTCAGCAAGGGAGACTTGAAGGACAGACCTTTGAAACAGAGTCACAAGCCTCTGAGGTCCACAGACGTGTCCCAGAGGCACGCGGACCACGCCAGAGCTGCCGCCTCCCCTGGGGCGGGGCAGTCCGCGCCGGGCCCGAGGAAGGAGGCGGTGCCCAAGTGCAACGGCTCCCTCATCAAAGTGAACTACACCCAGTCTGCAGTCAAAGTGCCTACGACACCTGCCAGCCCAGTGAAGAACTGGGGCGGATTCCGGATTCCAAAGAAGGGGGAACGGCAGCCGCCGGGAGACGCCCCGGAGGGGGCCTGCCACCAGCACTCAGACTACCCCTACCTGGGCCTCGGCCGAGTCCCAGCCAAGGAGCGGGCCAAGAGCAAGCTGAGGCCCGACAGCGAGAACGACGGGTACGTCCCCGACGCGGAGCTGAGTGACTCAGAGAGCGAGGCCTCGGAGAAGAAGTGTGTCCACGCCAGCAGCTCGATCAGCAGGAGGACAGACATCATCAGGAGAAGCATTCTGGCCTCTTGA
- the JADE1 gene encoding protein Jade-1 isoform X2: MKRGRLPSSSEDSDDNGSLSTTWSQNSRSQHGRSSCSRPEDRKPSEVFRTDLITAMKLHDSYQLNPDEYYVLADPWRQEWEKGVQVPVSPGTIPQPVARVVSEEKSLMFIRPKKYIVSSGSEPPELGYVDIRTLADSVCRYDLNDMDAAWLELTNEEFKEMGMPELDEYTMERVLEEFEQRCYDNMNHAIETEEGLGIEYDEDVVCDVCQSPDGEDGNEMVFCDKCNICVHQACYGILKVPEGSWLCRTCALGVQPKCLLCPKKGGAMKPTRSGTKWVHVSCALWIPEVSIGSPEKMEPITKVSHIPSSRWALVCSLCNEKFGASIQCSVKNCRTAFHVTCAFDRGLEMKTILAENDEVKFKSYCPKHSSHRKAEEGLGEGTAQENGAPECSPRDPLEPFTGLEQNREEAHRVSVRKQKLQQLEDEFYTFVNLLDVARALRLPEEVVDFLYQYWKLKRKVNFNKPLITPKKDEEDNLAKREQDVLFRRLQLFTHLRQDLERVRNLTYMVTRREKIKRSVCKVQEQIFNLYTKLLEQERVSGVPSSSCSSSSLENMLLFNSPSVGPDAPKIEDLKWHSAFFRKQMGTSLVHSLKKPHKRDPLQNSAGSEGKTPLKQPDLGGRREGTVGPESFLSFEKTFAEARLVSAQQKNGVVMPDHGNRRDHRFHCDLSKGDLKDRPLKQSHKPLRSTDVSQRHADHARAAASPGAGQSAPGPRKEAVPKCNGSLIKVNYTQSAVKVPTTPASPVKNWGGFRIPKKGERQPPGDAPEGACHQHSDYPYLGLGRVPAKERAKSKLRPDSENDGYVPDAELSDSESEASEKKCVHASSSISRRTDIIRRSILAS; the protein is encoded by the exons GTGTTTAGGACAGACCTGATCACTGCCATGAAGCTCCATGACTCCTACCAGCTGAACCCGGACGAGTACTACGTGCTGGCCGATCCCTGGAGACAGGAGTGGGAGAAAGGGGTCCAGGTGCCAGTGAGCCCTGGGACCATCCCCCAGCCTGTGGCCAG GGTTGTATCTGAAGAGAAATCCCTCATGTTCATCAGGCCCAAGAAGTACATTGTCTCGTCAGGCTCCGAGCCTCCGGAGCTGGGCTACGTTGACATCCGCACGCTGGCCGACAGCGTGTGTCGTTACGATCTCAACGACATGGACGCCGCGTGGCTGGAACTGACCAACGAGGAGTTTAAGGAGATGG GAATGCCCGAGTTAGATGAATATACCATGGAGAGGGTCCTGGAGGAATTTGAACAGCGGTGCTATGACAACATGAACCACGCGATAGAGACCGAGGAAGGCCTGGGGATCGAGTATGACGAAGATGTCGTCTGTGACGTCTGCCAGTCACCCGATGGTGAGGATGGCAACGAGATGGTGTTCTGTGACAAGTGCAACATCTGCGTGCACCAG GCCTGCTATGGAATCCTCAAGGTCCCAGAGGGCAGCTGGCTGTGCCGGACGTGCGCCCTGGGCGTTCAGCCCAAGTGTTTGCTGTGTCCCAAGAAAGGAGGAGCGATGAAGCCCACGCGCAGCGGGACCAAGTGGGTGCACGTCAGCTGTGCGCTTTGGATCCCGGAG GTGAGCATCGGCAGCCCCGAGAAGATGGAGCCCATCACGAAGGTGTCCCACATCCCCAGCAGTCGGTGGGCGCTTGTGTgcagcctctgcaatgagaagtttGGGGCATCCATACAG TGCTCCGTGAAGAACTGTCGCACGGCCTTCCACGTGACCTGTGCGTTTGACCGGGGCCTAGAGATGAAGACCATCTTGGCAGAGAACGACGAAGTCAAGTTCAAGTCCTACTGTCCGAAGCACAGCTCGCATCGCAAAGCCGAGGAGGGCCTTGGTGAGGGAACCGCTCAGGAGAATGGGGCTCCCGAGTGCTCCCCGCGGGATCCGCTGGAGCCCTTCACTGGCCTCGAGCAGAATCGGGAGGAGGCCCACCGGGTCAGCGTCCGCAAGCAGAAGCTGCAGCAGCTGGAGGATGAGTTCTACACGTTCGTCAACCTGCTGGACGTAGCCAGGGCCCTGCGGCTGCCCGAGGAGGTGGTGGACTTCCTGTACCAGTACTGGAAGCTGAAGCGGAAGGTCAACTTCAACAAGCCCCTCATCACCCCAAAGAAGGACGAGGAGGACAATCTGGCCAAGCGGGAGCAGGACGTCTTGTTTAGGAGGCTGCAGCTGTTCACGCACCTGCGGCAGGACCTGGAGAGG GTTCGGAACCTCACTTACATGGTGACCCGCAGGGAAAAGATTAAACGATCTGTGTGCAAAGTCCAGGAACAGATATTCAATCTTTACACTAAGCTTTTGGAGCAAGAAAGAGTTTCAG GTGTGCCTTCTTCCTCTTGCTCCTCCTCCTCACTGGAAAACATGCTTCTGTTTAACAGTCCTTCTGTGGGCCCTGACGCCCCCAAGATAGAGGACTTGAAGTGGCATTCTGCGTTCTTCAGGAAGCaaatggggacttccttggttcACTCGCTGAAGAAGCCCCACAAGCGCGATCCACTGCAGAACAGCGCAGGGAGCGAAGGCAAAACCCCGCTAAAGCAGCCAGACCTGGGGGGCAGAAGGGAGGGGACAGTGGGCCCAGAGAGCTTTCTGAGTTTTGAAAAGACCTTTGCAGAAGCACGGCTCGTATCAGCACAACAGAAAAATGGCGTGGTGATGCCAGACCACGGGAACAGAAGAGACCATCGTTTTCATTGTGACCTCAGCAAGGGAGACTTGAAGGACAGACCTTTGAAACAGAGTCACAAGCCTCTGAGGTCCACAGACGTGTCCCAGAGGCACGCGGACCACGCCAGAGCTGCCGCCTCCCCTGGGGCGGGGCAGTCCGCGCCGGGCCCGAGGAAGGAGGCGGTGCCCAAGTGCAACGGCTCCCTCATCAAAGTGAACTACACCCAGTCTGCAGTCAAAGTGCCTACGACACCTGCCAGCCCAGTGAAGAACTGGGGCGGATTCCGGATTCCAAAGAAGGGGGAACGGCAGCCGCCGGGAGACGCCCCGGAGGGGGCCTGCCACCAGCACTCAGACTACCCCTACCTGGGCCTCGGCCGAGTCCCAGCCAAGGAGCGGGCCAAGAGCAAGCTGAGGCCCGACAGCGAGAACGACGGGTACGTCCCCGACGCGGAGCTGAGTGACTCAGAGAGCGAGGCCTCGGAGAAGAAGTGTGTCCACGCCAGCAGCTCGATCAGCAGGAGGACAGACATCATCAGGAGAAGCATTCTGGCCTCTTGA